The DNA region CCCTCTGCCTAGTTCTAGAGGTTGGGGTGCATAGcacacatccacaaaacaattatccaggtgccagacagaagtagtagacagtgtgatgaagtggtctgcacacGGGACCACTTCATATGCGGACTACTTCATCACAACCTTCAGCCTACCGACATAAAGTTCCAGGACTTTTCCATGGTTTTCCTGGACCATGACAAATAATTTTACTCACCACATTTCTGACATCCATtggtttttagttgttttttttcctttactttTTTGTACTCAGAGTTTGTCTCTTGAAGCCTTTATGGTTTGTTTCAACTTTTACAGAGatgaacacacatatgcacgaacgcacacacacacacacacacacacacacacacacacacacacacacacacacacacacacacacacacacacacacacacacacacacacacacacacacacacacacacacacacacacacacacacacacagatcttcaAGATAGCCTACCTTCCCGGTCCACAGTTTCCAAACATGGTCGTGTTGATGGATATCTTGTGGTGTCCCTCTGCTGTCCTATTGGCTTCCCATTGACACATGGTGTGTTCCCCATTtgtcaaaaaaaagagaaaaggtcgCCATTGAAAGACCCCAATTTGTCTCCAGccacaaccagggccgctgacagatttcgctgggcctaggacaatccaggtcatctgaaagggccccctacccaatgcatagtacaatgtaatgggccccctccctccctcccttggcccgggacaacatacccgtttgtccccccgcTGTCGGCAGGCCTGGCCACAACCGCAGTAATGGATCCCTCTTCTCCATTACGGTGAGTAACTACCGCAATCAGACTGGGCATGATCCCCAATGACACCACCGTGCACTGGGTCCGGATCACAGCCAAAGGCACTCGGATGGATCAACCCTCATAACAGGAACGCGTAGTAGAGAGCATAGTCTGTCCTCCAGGGCCGGCGTTGGGCATAGGCCAACAAGGTGgacgcctagggcgccaaatttgGTTGGGGGCACCCGAAAGTCCCTCTGAATTACAAAACATcaggtgaaataaaacattaaacttgacACATTGACAATTATTGTTGATTCACATGAAGTGTATGAAGGTAGATCAGCTGTACTCGAGCAGATTTACAATGCTATGTTTAGGCCTAGATAACAAGTTCTAGATGCACGAAAAGGAAAGGAGGTGTCCGCCTAGGACACCAGATTTGACTAGAATCGTCCCTGCTGTCCTCTAACTGAGGACATGTGTCTTGTATGACATTTAGGGCAAACGAAAAGGACCCACTATTGATTTCATGCCCTTACTGTAATGTGAAACATCCTCAAATAGTATCAAGCATCCTCTCAGCGAACATCTTGAAatatcaatctttttttttccaattgctCACTGGGTATTTTTGTGGAATAGGTATAAAGTATATTTGGTGGAGACACGTTTCGACCAAAAAATAACCAATAATGGATATAGAACTCCTCTGGTTTCATGAAAATAGTCACTGTAAATTACAGTGACTATTTTCATGAGACCAGAGGAGTGCTATATCCATTATTGGTTATTTTTTGGTAATAGACAGTGAAGCAGGATATACCGTATCAACGGTAATAGACACCGGGGCAAAAAAATATCTGGGGAATAAAATCTGTGCCGCAAGTGGGTGCACGCCTCTACAGAGTCCGTTGCAAAGTACTGTAGATGGTATGTGTGAGCGAGAGGCAGAAATTGGACCATAAATTCAGGCATAACTGGAAGAAATGAGACTCCCTGGGACTTGGCTCATGCTGTAACTGGACTGAATGAGCTAAGAGCAGCTCTCGggtaattttttttctttctttatctttttcctcctccccctcctccttctccttctcctcctcctcctccttctattcTCCTTCTCTCAATCTtccaccctcttcctcttccctcccctcctcgtcatcctcctcttcctcctcttattTATCCTTGTgctgccctcccctccacctcctcctcctcatcttcctcctccgctacctcttcctcttcctctctcccctagTGGTAAGgtaattaccattattcacctcAACCTGCTCTCTTACCCCAACcaacctctcttcctcctcctccacttcctcttcctcctcctccacttcctcttcctcctccccttcctttacctcttcctccctcccctcctcttcctcctcctcttcctcctcctgctcttctacCTCTTCCCCCTCGTctttccacttcctcttcctctacctcctcctattcatcatccccctcctctacctcttcctccctcccctcctcttcctcctcctcctctctgccctcctcttcctccatttctacctcctcctcctcgtcctcctcttcctcctcttctagtACCTCTTCCCCCTCacctttcccttcctcttcctcctcctcctcctctctcccctcctcttcctccacctcctcctcttcattctcatcttcctcctcgtcttcctcttcttctacctcttcctccaccccctcctctactctccctcttcctctgtccccCGGTGCCGTGCGGTGGTGAAGTAATCACGGTAATTCAACCTAACCTGCCCCCTGGCTCCTCCTTGTGACATTATCAGGGCCTTGATAAAGGCCCATGGAGCTCATAAAGGGCTGAGTGGCTATTCAGGCAGAACAAATGATGTGTGCTTCAAAACCTCACGCTTCACCGTGCAGCTTGTGCCGGAGAATGACCAAAATAGCACCGCAAATAATGGACGCCaccgtggctgtggctgtggtgtgGCGGGCACTGATTTGAGCTGGTTTTAGGATAGGAGTCGCTAGGTCTATTGTGGGTGTctttttatgtgtttatgtgtgtgtgcccattagCACGGATGTGGACATGGTTAAAATAACAAGTCCATGTTAGTCTGCACATATACAGTAGTCTACTGTAGGCCTTGTATACATATTTTGTGTACCGTACGTATATCTGTTGCGTGTTCATGTATGTGAGGGACTATAAAGGAATAGGTGAAACTTAGATTTAGTTTGACTTGTGTGCCATGCATAAGGTAGCCTTGTGTACAGTGGGTTATATCAGATAAGGTATTACGGTATCTATAGCCTACTCCCGCCTACCCCCaagctgtgtgtatttgttttttttttatcccaaaTGTTTCTCTTAGGGCTTTTAATCATTCAATTGTGAGATCTATTAATTTAGTAATTACACAATTAATTATGTGTGTACAAGTGAGAGTGTGGCAAAGACGAGAGCTCTTCAGCCTAACTCCCTAACTCCCACGAACACAGGTACATTTCATTATCTTGTGCCCATGTTATTCACATCATCTAGATTTGCTAGCATACCTAAAGTATCACACATTTTCACTGGTAGCAGAATATCATCTTCAGTTTGCCACATCCAAAAGTCAACATTGTTCTCAGGAAAACAGAGTGTTGGAGAAAGCCAGAAATGAGCAATGGAGGATGACAGGCATTGCCTGGGTCTTGCCCGACCACCAGTTACGCGCAGCTTCATGAGccaggtctgggagactgtagcaggattccatttctccagtcaaaaaataatcggagcatttattgcttcataTCAATaatgtgagctgccattgatattgaagcaataaatgctctgattaTTTTTCGACTGGAGAAATGTAATGCTGcagtctcccagacctccgtgtgtgtttgagctccaCCATGGGTctccagagctacacactcacagaggtctggtaggaaccagtcTATGACAGACAGGCCTTAGGCCTACCGTGAATGTACCGCCATCTTTGCTAGAGACCCAGGGGGGCTCTTGctgtgaaaaacattttttttttcaaataacaaTTGATCGTTTGCTTGTAAACAATGGattccttcattcagtgtccagggaaaCTGTATCCCCCCACCCTGGACGGACCATTAAGAAGCGGGACAGGCGGCAACACTAACAGTGCTTGATGGTTGTGTACTATGTGTGATGTCCTGATGTCCTTTACCCCCGGCAGGGCTCCTTCCGTGGTCTGTCCTCCTCCCCCGCGCGACCTGCCGCTTCCTCTCGTCGCAAGGGGGATGAGAACGCGGTGGTGCACTTCTTCAGAACCATCGTGAGTATGATATTATCcaccacattacattgcattcattCATACCTTTACATTGGTCCAGGTAAAgacactcaaggttacaatttttactttttatttggctacagtgCCTAcgtgtttcggcccttatggtagccaaataaaaagtaaaaaatgtaacCTTGAGCGCCTCAGAATTTCTCTACCTGGACCAACTTTGAGCACtaatgagcaccaagggaaaaggggaaaaaccCAGAAGCACTCCGATTTCCGGTTTGTGTTCAATACCTTTACATtaccttacacttagctgacgcttttatccaaagcgacttagagtcACTGGGGCAGTGTGggtttgggtgccttgctcaaggagtAAGGAGTGGAAAGCTGGGATTTGAAcctccaaccctctgatctaaagcccatctccttaaccactaggctgcGGCAGCCCTTTAGCCTACACTTTACACTACacattaaacttagctgacgcttatCCGTAGCGACTTtatagttattttacagggtatcaCAGGGTTAGGCTACAGTCTCTGGGGTAATGTGGagttaggtggcttgctcaagggcacttcagccatgaatggtaGTGTGCGgagagataagggtgggattcaaacctgtaactcTCAGGATCTGAAGATCACCTCCCTAATCACTAGTCCACAGCTGCCCACACCTACAATCCCTTTTCATCTCAACACATACTATATCGTTCAACTACTCATCTAATAACTGGATTATGCTATGGCAAAAAAGTTATATGAACTACTGAACATCAAGGTGGGATCAGTACAAGATTTGTTTCCTTACACGTTGTCATTCCTTGACAATCGATCATTTGCTACCACACATACTATACATGTGTATGAGGTTCTtgtaacctgtagccttggggccccaggccatcttaatttgGCCCAGCATGTTCCATTTATTTccctagcctaatgcatagtaccttgagggcagtcatgggtgagcggttagggcgtcagacttgcatcccagaggttgccggttcgactcccgacccgccaggttggtggggggagtaatcaaccagtgctctcccccatcctcctccatgactgaggtaccctgagcatggtaccgtcccaccgcactgctccccatggggcgccactgagggctgcccccttgcacgagtgaggcataaatgcaatttcgttgtgtgcagtgtgcagtgttcacttgtgtgctgtggagtgctgtgtcacaatgacaatgggagttggagtttcccaatgggctttcactttcactaatacctctctctccctctccctctccatgcaGGTCTCTCCTGCCCCACCCAAGTCTAAGGTAAGTCTCCATCACCTCCCAAAACTGCTCTCTACATTCTCTTCACTTTGCTGAATCTTTAAACTTGCAGCCTCTTGCCTTTGTTCTGAAACTATGTAAACTATACTGAGTAATCATTCTTTCTTCTCGCCCACAAATGTTTTTAACTTGTTTTTAGACACTGACTCAAGCACCGGTgacctcttgtgctctctcttaaCAACATGAAGGGTCTTTTCTATttcattctattctgttctgttctgttctgttctgttctattctattttttcttctattctattctattctattctattctattctattctattctattctattctattctattctattctattctgatctGTTCTGCTCTgatcttttctattcttttctatattctattcttttctattctattccagtCTGTGTTGCCTGTGTTGTTCTCTGTTTCTGCTCTTTCCTCCTTCTGCCatgtccctcccctccctcctttctgtCTTGCTCGTATTTATCTCTccatttcctcccctcttctatcCAGTGGAGAGGACTTACTGCCAAATTAGGACTGGTAGGTGGTACAAAACAGTGCCATACAGTGTAGCCCTCAGCATCAATTAGCCAACCCGACTAAAGGCTGTGGATTACTGTGCTTTGCTGCCGTGTCGCCTTGCAATGGTGTTGTGGGAACGTCTGTCTGTGTTCAGCATATGGCCAATAACATGCAAAACACCTGCTATGGCGCTAGGGCCCGTCTGCGCAGTGGTCCATGTCCAATCCTTGTCGTCTTTATTGTGGCTTTGAagtggctgtctgtctctgtgtttctgcTGTCTCTTGCAATTCCCCCATCCGTCTCTTCATGTCCTTGTGGCTTCATCTTTTCCTGAGTTTGCTTTCTTTTCCCTTTAGCTGTCGTTTGGTTTGGCTTGTTAATTATTTAGCAATATTCTGAAGAAGGTTAGCTGTTATGTAGGAGATACAGTAGGCTAAGGGCCTAAGGGGTTTAGAGAGAAGACACAAGGAGGCGTCTCATGCAAGAGTATAGTTGGTGTCGATCTCATCTTGTAATACAGGTGTTTTTTCATCCTAGTCGATCAAATTTAACAGTTGTGTCAGTTATAGGTGGAGAGGGGTTTGTGAGGTACGATAAATTCTTCGCCTGGTCTCTTAGATCAGAATGCCCTACTCTGTGAAGGGTTTTGATAATGCACACCAACACAGAGAAACATTCTACAAGTGGCAAGACCACGTAGGGGGTACAGTTTGGAAGTGCAGTGGTTAGCAATCATATAGTATGCCTTctctgcagggctctaaattaacttttcacCAGCCACAATGGCTAATAGATGCTAATCTTAATAGCCAAagacacactccctaatgggtcaaaagtgctagtaagttgatcttttccagcagccaaactgaaattttaccagcacttggctggttggcaggtgtgtTAATTTAGTTTGTAGTGAGAGTGTAGATTAATTTGCAGTGTTACTTTTAGATCACTGTGATGCATTCCTCCTAGATTTTCCGAGACACTTACAGTCAGACTATTGCCAACTTGCCTCCTGGTCATTTATCAGAAAGTTTTATGGCCAGTTGGCtgacaaaaaaaccccaacattTAGTGCTGGGAGCTGACGGAGAATCAATTTCACTGCACTGCAACGCAATGTTTCACATCTTCTCCTCTGCgggtgagaggggggagggggcccAGATTTAGGTCTGTGTCTTGACCAGTTGTGGCTTATCACTGGTCTTCCTCTCCACCAACACAGGCCGACCCCAAAGCCAAGAAAGGCCAAGCAGCGGGGGGCACGGGGACGCTGACCAGGATCTTCAAAACGGTAAAACGAACGGGGCTCAAAACACAGCCCTGGGTTTATTTTTGATTGAATTCGATTCAGTTTGATTTGACACAATTTGGTTCCAGTCAATTAACCAGAATTGGCTTTGCATACAAACCTACAGTATCACTGAACATGTAGGTGTAGTTGGCCAACAGAGTTGCCAATTGCCTGAGTGGAATTCCTGACCTTGCAAGGGTACTTGGACAATATTACTGATTCTGATTCAGATGTTCTATTGTTGTTTTTCAATTTTCAAATTTGATAAGGAGCCAACAAAAGTTCATAATTTTTTGTATGTGCTAAGAAAAAGCGGTGTCCCTCTaaattgttttttcttttctgtctccaACACTAAGCAATGATATCGAGCATATCATCACCATCACGAATGAGTGAGGTATATCAgtccaggaaaaaaaacaaaactctgCATTTGACATTGAACTTCCCCTATGCATGTCAATCCATCTTCCCGACTGAGTGACTAAGATCAAAGTTATTCTGGCCTATGGCCGTGTGTGCAAACGTTATAAATagcgagagacaggcagagagcaaAAATGATAAATCATTCACTTTAATCTAGAGAAGAtctagagaaaaagaaagagtggaaAGTAAAGAGTCCAAGGGGTCTATGAATCCAAATGAGGTAGGCTACGGTGTACCCCCAGCCTTCACCGTCTCGAAAGTCTGTCATCAATGTCACCCAGGTGGCGGCAGCTTTTCATAGTGTATGCACTAGCTGTTTCCAACCGCCTGCAATGCTGTGATGATCCAGGGGGTAAGAGAACATTAATGGTATCCATTCACAGAGCTTTGCTAACTACGCAATGCCACTGATAGTCACCCCGCGTTGCGAGGGTGGCGGTGGCTCCATCGCGCTTGTCTGCCTGTGGTTCATAGCACTGCGCACCCCAGACCACGCTGCATGCTTTCAGCCCAGATAAAAGCCCTTCCTAGCCTGCATTAGCAAGCTGCGACCTATGAAGCTATGCCGtcatgaatgaatgcatgcatacacacacacacacaaacacacacacacacacacactcacactctttttTATTATGTGAATAGTGGATGTAGGTATAATCAAAAAGCCTTCTTGCACATTTGCACGCccgcacgcaagcgcgcgcatacagtgacatgcacacacagacgcagagatgcacacagacacacacacacacacacacacacacacacacacacacacacacacacacacacacacacacacacacacacacacacacacacacacacacacacacacacacacacacacacacacacacacacacactgctctcccgAGCCCACAGATCCCATATCAGTGGTACGGAGCCTGAGAGACATCAGGGTTTAAGAGGAAAAGGAAAAATTGCCTGAAAGTTACTGAATTGTCCTCAAAACCCAGACAAAGTCCTGTTCAAACAGTGTATCGCTGTAGTACTGTGCCACAGACATCATCAAACCCGCTGGTGTGTTTACACAATGTACCCTCCCAAGAAAAGTTCCATTTTCAATTTCCGAAATCAAACACCCAAGTATGGAGCCGGCTGGCCATATACTGTAACAGAAATGGCTTCAGCTCAcggctttattcatttatttcatttcatttattagcctatttgacaggggccatttACAAGACAGTTCtggtaccagagttagctataaAGCAGAGGtccgcactctctgagtgcatttctagtttacatTGGTGGTCCTGTGGTTGTATCGGTTGTTTCTGTTCAGAGAGGAATGGTTTATGTAGCCTATATCCATCAGGCATCTATAGGTTGGCCTACTGTATTTGTCTTCCCACTCTGTACTCCTAACATGAACCCATGAACACTGTATGCAGGTTCCAATTCACTTCCAAATGTGTTATTCAGAGTTCAGCAGTTGCTTGCGCGTGCCCTTGATTAAGTAGTTGGGGTTTGTTTACGTCATTCCTCTTGCGTCATGCTGGCGGTGCCAAGTTCCTTGGCATCCTGGACATGCGCCTGCATTCGCAAAGGATAtagtggactggccatctggcatagcgggcatttcccggtgggccccgcacccttgtgggcccctattttcagaaatgtaaaaaaaaagaaaaaaattaaggggcccctctaagccaaaagtgcccgggtccattttctccccctgtccagccctgcagaGGATGCAGTGGGTTTTCATTATCCTATCACAGATGCATCGAATTTAATTAGCCCACAGAGAGTGATAAATAAATACATCACTCCATGACTATTCACGAGGACCACAGCACCCCTAAATAAAGTTCACAAACAGTAATGGAATCCCACTTCATTTGATTTTATGAGGGCAATAACAGAGATGCTAGCATCTTCATCCCCCACGCTGTCACCGACACCATTCGCCAGTCATCCCATGTGgacaaaaaatgtaaaacatcTGCGGTTCACGAGCTGCTTTTGATCTGGCACAGCCTTTTGTCTCCGGTTTGCTTGGAACTCCATCCGATTCCTCCCCTGTGGGGACTCGGTTGCGTTGTCATTATTCAGGCCCTAGTTTCTCCTTCTTCACCGTATATCGGTTGTATGGCTGCATCTCCAAGGCAGCAACAGGAATAGCTTAAAGCTAAGACAGCTTTTTCTTAGTCCCTTTGTGCTGAGGAGATTTGGAAGGTTTGTACAGTATGGATTATCTTAATTCCCGCCGTTTCTCCAGGAGATTGCACTCATTTGTATAAGCTTGGCTTTGTTGCCATCGCCTCCCTTCCTTCCCCCGCCTAGCCTATAGATGTGAAATCTATTCAGAGGGAAGAAAGCGTAGGCTATGCCGCCTGTTTCCAACACGAGATAAAATTAGTTCAGAAATAATGAATAACTTGGGCTGGGTAAGTTGGCAGCCAACACAGGATTTTGTCTGGCTCTTGAGTCACTAATTGTTTCCATTATTCACCGCAGATTTTCACTTCATTTTCACTCAGATATTTGTGGAGTGATGTAGAAAACATGCCTTATTCAACACAAgagacaaacataaacaaaaacattaatTACACATATTAATTATACATATTCATCAACAAATACACAATAGTTATACATATTCACGGATAATTTAAACACTACTTTAAATAAAACAAGATGGTAAACAACCTCACAGTTTTgcatcttttccactgccgtttttttggaaggcctacagctcgacacagctcgacacagcgccacttggccgccactttctgCTTTACTATTGAGCTGTGGTGTGCCTattagaaaagcaaaaagtggtggctgagtctTGCTTTGtcgagccataggcctaccagaaaaccggcagtggaaaagaggcatttcacAAATCAAATACAGTACAAACAGTAAAATGCACACAGCTTCAcaaatcacatacagtacaaaccgtAAAAAGCCCACAGCTTTTCGTAAGTGCACACTGAAATGACAGCATGGAAGTGACTTGAGTGCTTTGATATTCTCAGCAggtggtaggctactgtagctaTTACAATGGGGAAACCCACACTGTGATTAATAGTCTGCCCTGGCACTCACTACTCATTCCGGGTCTCatttgtttcctctctctcttgctttgcaGAGTGGAAGCAGGTCCGCATCGCCAGCCAAGCGCTGATGAGGTTCCCTACACCTCCGACCGCGAAAGAAGGGAACAGAAGATGGGGTGAAAAAACAGAGGTGGAAAGGAGGAGAtgaaaaaaaatggaagaaaaaaaaacaaatgcaaaagaaaACCTGGATCTCTCTCCTGAAGTCGCCTGGCAGTTACCCCTCTGGCCCCGCACATCTGTCTAATGCACTAACCTCAGCAGCACATCGGCTATCGCCTTCCTGATGGCCCGAGGCAACACAATCTGTGCCTTTCTAGCCCCCCAAAACGTTGGCTACCCTCCTTCTACGCAGCCTTCCAGTTTTGTCAAGTTCCATTTACTGTATTTGTAGTCCCCACCAGTTGAGTCGCGCCATCCAGcacgtacagtagcctatgtcttCTCAGTCAAGCCTCCTCCCCCCCCCGACCTCATATGTCTTTGGCCtgcaagtgttttttttgttttgtttttttctttttgtctgatTGTCATGAATGTAATAACATCGTAACCACAGCAACAGACTGGGCCTGACTTGGGCAGGTTCAAGATAACCGTCTAGCTACAGACCTTCAGTGTGCCTTAGGTCCagctctgattgtgtgtgtgtgtgtgaatgtgtgttttttttttaaatgtcattgaGTCTTGTtgcacctgtctgtgtgtttccccTGTCTTTATATAATCAAGTACAGCTTACTTAAAGTCATGTTTGAAGCCATAGATATGCAGTTACATTACATGTGTTGTGTGAGGCACTACAGGCTTCCTTATTATTCATGTGCTGATGTACTGTATAAGGACGTTGTGCATTCTATCTATCAAGATCCACTCTGTCtcgtcttgtgcatgtgtgtactcctCCTGTGTTTCCCAAATGAAAAGCTTTGACTGGGCAAGAGTTGTTGTAATTGTCTCTTTTGAACGCTACCTAAACACTATAACTTTTGAACAGATTTCTATCTTTGTTGCATTATTGATTGATGAGTTTTTAACAATAAATGGGTATAGTTATCCTTTCCTAACAATTTCACTCTGTTTGATTgaattaaacaaaacaaatatgGGGATAATTtagaaaataaaaagcaaaaaataaaaacttaaaaTCTAACGTTCCTGGAATAAACTCTGTAACGGAGGTTCCTTTTCTGAATTGCACTGCCTACCCTGATGGTCCGCAACACTGCCTGATCTATATCCTGCCAGTATGGCGAACAGGATGTGACATCACTGTGCTAGTGTGGACACTTTTCACCCTTCCCCTCTTGTCATGTCTTGTGTCTCTTCAATCTCGTCTTCATGTAGAGTCTACAATGAAACTAACCAATAG from Engraulis encrasicolus isolate BLACKSEA-1 chromosome 5, IST_EnEncr_1.0, whole genome shotgun sequence includes:
- the LOC134449011 gene encoding myelin basic protein-like isoform X2; the encoded protein is MSSKQSPGVLDQIGKFFGGDKKKKSKGSFRGLSSSPARPAASSRRKGDENAVVHFFRTIVSPAPPKSKWRGLTAKLGLSGSRSASPAKR
- the LOC134449011 gene encoding myelin basic protein-like isoform X1; translation: MSSKQSPGVLDQIGKFFGGDKKKKSKGSFRGLSSSPARPAASSRRKGDENAVVHFFRTIVSPAPPKSKADPKAKKGQAAGGTGTLTRIFKTSGSRSASPAKR
- the LOC134449011 gene encoding myelin basic protein-like isoform X3; the protein is MSSKQSPGVLDQIGKFFGGDKKKKSKGSFRGLSSSPARPAASSRRKGDENAVVHFFRTIVSPAPPKSKSGSRSASPAKR